TGAAACTTCTGTCGCTAAATGTAAAGTTTCCGTGGAAATTTCACTCTATTCAACGAATTTAACATCAGTGACGGGATTAGCAATATCCttagtaaaaaaaatgtaatttttaacataaaagAACTCAAATCTTGAATTCGAAAATGACATCCGAATAATCAGTTCGAAGTTGATCAGACCCTCTGCCATGAGCGGAACAATAGAGGGTCAATGGTTCCGACTCAAGGGAGGAAAGAAAATTTCTGATGGAAATTCTGTCACTTATATAGTCTGTCGTAAGAGTCTATTTTATAGTTTTTGCATTAGTGACAAACTTGGAAATATCCGTCACTGATGTTTCGTCTAAAAAATGCGtaatttttaacatattttCGTCTATTTGATATACTACTAATTTTATGCgagcatcatatatacatatacctgaAGATACAAGTCGATAGCTCGGTAGAGTTTGTCGTTGGATTCCCTTGCAAAGTCTGGAAGCACCGTCGCTAATGCTGTGAATTTCGATGGTCTAAGGCGACAATCTGCAGCGACTTCTATAAGGTATGAATCAATCAAGCTTCCAACTTTCTTCATCCGGTCGGGAAAAAACATCCGACATTCAATAATATACGTGTCTACAAGTCTCCGAACAAGATTCACATCATAAGCACAATACTTCCTTGACGGAATTAGCAATTGATCTATGGTTGCCTGATCCAGCTTCGAACCGATTAATCTCTCTAACTTTAATCTACAACATTTCGTTATTCCTTTCAATCTCGAAATAGTACGAAGAATTTCAAACAATCCCTTGCACGAGAGGCTGCTCCTATCGAGCAACGCGAGCAAATCGATCACAATCTCAACGATTTCGCGCCTCTCAGCCTGCACGGAAGCGCTGAGAAGCTGGGATTTGAGGTAGAAAATGAGTAACTTGAAAATGGTAGATTGGTCTAGTTTCTGAAATAGCATTGTCTTCACAAGTTTGTCGAAAAACCGAACATTAAAGAACACGAGATCTTCGAACCACCGAGGTGTCGAGGTGCTGATCCATTTATTACTCTTCCATTTGTTTAGTTTAATGAATCCTGCTGAAAAGCACTCCAAAACTTTCtgcaagtaaaaaaaaaaaaaaaaacaatggttCGATTAATCAAACATTTTCTGAATTGTCCTCGTATTATTTTTTAAAGCAATATGATTTCACACTGAGACGAgagaaatttcaaaatattcTCCGGTTTCAaagataaaatattaattagactattaaaatgattaatttatttttaatatttctcttcgtaaaactctattttattttatgtaaaaAATATTCTTTgtgtcacattttttttttttgcagatgggtacaaatttttttttcaaatttagcagATACCGACCTCAGAATAAAACTTTCAAGAATTAAgttatattttaagcaactttaattcttcaattttttagatttgaggtcatttaggtttattttttatgagaaagaaaattaaaaatctaacaatgatgattttgaaaaataaaaaatgtggtacatggtactaaacaactttttcttgcaaattttcattttgaggttgttaatcgaccaaatttggaaaaatgaaatttttttaccaaCTAGAGCTACTGATGAGAAAAAAAATGTGGAACCACAAtgcatttatttgaaattaacccttcaACAATTTGGTGTGATCGGAATTATACGCAGAAATAGTGAAATCGAACATTTAGATAGGCACAAAAACGAACTTGGACACAAAACGAATATggtttctaaaacataacctttataaaaaaaaaaaaaaagctttcaAATGAAAATGGACGAGGACACTGTTTCTAAAACATAATCTTCTTACAATAGCCTTCAAACAAAAATGGATACCGACACGGACTCGAAACGCATAAACACTATTAAAGAGGAGTGTTTGATGGAGAAGTAGAAAATGAAAGCAGAAGAAAAATGGATACCTTGTCTACTGTAAAAGTGTTTTGGGCATTGACTTGAGCTTGGAGCTTATTGCAGCAGCCATTTTCCATTGTCTGAATATCAGAAGTTGCTGAAACTACTGTAAAAGTGGCTTGACATGAGATATGAAGAGGATAGAAACTTCTACCTTTTTAAAAACTGCTGTTACTTGGTCAATATGCACAGATTCTCActcttctttattttattttatttcaattttactATTATAAATCATGACACCCGAGGAAAATTAAGAGACCAAGAGAAAAAAGatgcaagaaaaaaaaaacattgtgtttttttaataaactaTGGGATGAGACATATGAAATTTATtgggttttttatttaaatataattaaatatttattttacttatatcatttttgttactttttcaaTAGAGTTTTGTTGATTTAGTTTAGATCATAAAGTTGAAgaatttttatatgaaaatatGAAGTTTAAAGGTGATAATCTTAGTAgcattataattataattttataaattttatatataattcatcattatttatatataatttaaattataattatttatatataatttaaaatttagtattatttatatataattcatcattatttattataattataattacttatatataatatatataatttttattatattttttatacataatatatcatttatcattatatatatactatcatttatcattatttattgtaattataattatttatatataaaatatatcattatatatataatttattataattattttgtgcaattcagttcagttcactTCAGTTGAGtaacattcagttcagttcagtttcagttaatttaatttagtttaatttcagtcaaaaaaACAGGGTCTTAGTTCTTTTCATATTTTGTTGGTTGTTTGTGATTGTGTTAGTAACAATgtaatattttagacataattgatgttttgaAAATCCAATATAACAAATCAAATAACAATACACACCAATAATgatgaatataaataatactaaattataaattataataaataataataaattatatataaatagttataattataataaataatgatgaattgtatataaataatattaattataaattatatataaataattataattataataatgataattactGAAACtaaattaactgaactgaatgctgctgatctgaactgaacttacttaTTTCTGAATTtaagtcaaaaagaacaagGCCTAAGTCTATCACATataaaaaatgtttaaaatgtTTAGTTTGTTATTTTTGTGAAAGCATTTACTATTTTATTAATACAATTACAAACAACCTTTCAAAATATacaaaacaactttaatttattgacaaacttgtttgaaatATCTTCTGTGACACTCAAATAATGGTGAAATTATATGACAAAACTACACTTTTCTACAAAAACAAAATCTTATTCTTAATATCTAATTACCATTTGTCATTTAATGTAAAATAGAAAAGAGAATCAAGACAATTATTGTGATTGAGAAGAAAATGTACAAAGAGGAAATAGATGAGAAAGAAATAggccatgtttggtaaagagcgttttgggataaaaatagcggttttgaccaattttagaggtttgaccactgaaactgctgattggagtgtttggtggaaagATGTTTGGGgtagagttttgggatgaaaacgctaatttagaaaaagctcttaaaatgagctttttcaattagcgttttggaatattaaaattaatggacttctttaaccctaatagatagactccctcttctcctgcgccaaaattaatgcccttattcatctttttgcacaaaccgctattatcaattagctaatttttaccaaacagatcTACACAAACAGTTATTCAAATCAGTTAGTCAAATCAGTTAATGTAAACCgttaacagctaattcccaaacaggaccATGGTAGAAGACTAGAAGCACAAAATCCCATAATGTTTCCACTATATATGACTTTCCTaattaaaatcatataatgTGATAATTTTGCTTGACCTAATCCCATTTACCCATTGCCTTTTCCGTCACTTATGCCGCCAATTTTTTTGGAGGGCTTTTTAGTAGAATGGACTTTTCAAATTATCCCGCCCGGGTATCCGCCGTGCCATTGGGTCGGGTTAGAACAAgaaatagaagaaattacatagaaaaataaatttgaattttattttacatttaacTAATGGgctgtgtgctagttggaaggcCAATTCTCTTTCCATGGCTGGCCGTCTAACcttaattcagtctgtcaactgcgcggctcccaatcatatcatgcaagcctgtaaattACCTGAGCCGGTTCTCAATGAGCTGGACAAAATCAACCGtcgtttcctttggggagagtcgAGAGAGGGAAGGAAGATTCAccttgtcccttggaaggagatctgccagcctaaaagcaggggggtcttggcattagacaagctaaggacaacaacaaagttttattaatgaagctcctctggagaatgtggcaaaatCCTTaatctctttgggttcgtctgcTATGTGGCAAGTATCGAAAGGGCAAAATCTTTtgggggccctaaggagagagttgtcaattgttctttcctttggaaagggctcagtgctgtgtttgctgaattctgctcgggggttggcctggaggtgggtaatggtaagtccattagcttctggtatgacacctggattggggataaaccgctTATAGATATTTGTAGCTCCCTCCCGCCTAGCAATAGCCGCaattggaggattgctgatgtggtggactctgatggggactggatttggtctaagTTTGATACCTTCTTGAGCCTGGATACTCTCCTCAGAATTAGGggagttaaaattagtaatcttaaggaggacaaggataggcattgctgggccctgactaacaatggagcttactcttgcaaatctgcctttgaagccttTACGCTTGACAGATCCGACCCTCTCTCGGatacttggaaatccatttgggctctgaaaatcccttaccgaatgaggagcttcctgtggctgggagttaagaacaggttgcttactaattcggagaGACATAGACGGCATTTGGCGGATTCAagtgcttgcagtagatgcagaggctaTGTTGAAACCTTGTGCCATACCCTTAGGGATTGCTCTAGAAGTAAGGAGGTTTGGAAGAAAGTTCTCCCGCACCACATTCTCCCCTCCTTCTTTGCCAACTctgagaatgactggttctctaaTGGGGTTAATGGGAAGTTACTAGCCAACATGGAgaatggtgacattttctttgccattattTGCCACCATCtctggaaatggaggaacgaggagatctttggtgagaagactgtttttattcagaaccTTCCTGAGTTCTTCTCAAATAAGCTCCTTACTATTActgagagcttcaaaggggaccccCTTGCCAGGTCCACCCAGAAGAAGGAGGTTCACCTCATTGGTTGGAGCAGACCGAAGGATGGGGTGGTTAAGCTAAATACGGATGGCTTCTGCCTCAACAATGGAAAAGTCGCGGCTGGAGGTGTTCTCAGAGACGCGGGGGGTGCCTGGTTGTCGggattcacccataacctgggaTTGGGCTCGTTTTTTTCTGCGGAGCTGTGGGGTATTCTTTCTAGtgtcaagcttgccagaaatctAGGTATTaggaggctttctgtggagtctgataataaggAGGTCATTAGTATGATCGCTAATATTCATGTTATTTGTCTTAatagccagaaccttatcaaatCTATTAGAAGgcttggctcctcctttgagttcttagagttcagccacatcttcagggagcaaaaccggatcgcggatcgcttggcggcggctgggcatgaggggatgttaggtgttaccaccctttctgatcctcctatctttctttcttctctcctgTTAGAGGATAGGGTTGGGGTTAGTTTTTTGTTTTCGTGTTGTCtttcttttcctgtttctaccaaaaaaaaactaattaatatatttatatattggcTTAATACTTCtctagcccccttaacttgttcaaattggtcattttaccccttcaactcatcgaatgtcctatttactcctttaactccataaaaatagtatttcttacccccttaacttgtccaaatttatcattttaccccTACTCAACtaatcgaatatcctatttatccccttaactccataaaagtggtatttctcaccacttatgatcttatttaccctcttaactccataaaaatggtatttcttatccctttatagtagtcaaaaaagttgaaaagagaaagaacgaataaaaaatacaaataacaagaacattaatatagacaagttaaatacattatatgtagggataatgtaccaaaataggcctataaTTTTTAGGAAAGTATCGATTTAAGTTCTACttacaaaataacataaatataggtttaacgtttaaaaaaagttatcaatttaggtttcaataacggattgtaaggggtgtaaaataccacttttatggagttaatagggtaaatagaacattctataagttggggggataaatggacaagttgaggaggtgagaaataccacttttatggagttaagagggtaaataggacattcgatgagttgaggggataaaatgaccaatttgaacaaatTAAGGGGGCTGGGGAATCATTAGGCCTTATATATTTGTATCTTATCCTTTCATGGTTTTACTTTATAAATATATCaaaatcttatatttttatttctagttttgtaaaattcagttactttataaatatatcaaaattcatatatttttatctATATTTTTTCTGTTAagttacatatatatttttaaataagtttatatGAATTGagtttgagatttgatttttgttACCTAAATTAATTGCGgaatgagttgaatttgagctaaacatttttatataaaagccTGTTGGAGCCGGTTTATAAATAGATATATTTGAAATCCAATAACATGTTTTATTCTAactatacttttttttaagggATTCGAACTGTAATTGTTAGTGGTTATGTTTGTTGTGGTTAATAAtaacaattttttaaaaatcagatAGGAAGACGATCAAATTAACAATTGGGTTAGGATTAACAAATTCAACCGGTCGACTCGATTGATTGGTTCGATGACACcgtaaataatatatatataaattaataaatatacatatttttcaattttttaatttatatgtattaaatTTTTGGGAGGCGAGATAATTGAAATTAATGTTTAACAAAActgtaaataaattttaaaatttgaatttccTTGTAAATCTCCAAGAAATAATTAGTCTATCTCTGGGAACcaataagttttagttaaagtctaaaaaaattatggttcttgattttttttttattaattttaggaATTGGTCCATTAAGGCCCTGTTTGTTTGGGGGTAAATattctgcaggaaaatattttttcaattttccaaTATTTGTTTGGGtaggaaaataagtcaaaggaaaataagtggcaagtcaatggaaaatgaaggaagaaataagggaaaatgtttAACCCTTtccaaaagggtaaaacattttccccaaaacatacTTGTTTAGATAAAAATGgagaaaacgttaaaaaatgtaaaaatacaaaaatatgaaacacgaaaaaacatgaataacgtgaaaacgttacaaaacacgagaatatgaaaaaaaaacccgcaaaaacatgaaaaggtgaacaaacgtgaaaaacacaaaaacgcaaaaaaaaaagcaaacacttgAAAAGCACAAAATATGAACAACGTGAAAAAGTGAGAAAACGTGaattatacaaaaacgtgaaaaatacaaaaaaacacgaaaacgtgaaaaaaatacgaaaaacacaaaaacacgaaaaatgctaaaacacaaaaacgtgacaataagtgaaaacgtgataaacatgaaaagacgaaaaatgcACAACGTGAAAAACacgcaaaaacatgaaaaggtgaacaaacgtgaaaaacacaaaaacgcaaaaaaaaaaagcaaacacttgAAAAGCACAAAATATGAACAACGTGAAAAAGTGAGAAAACGTGaattatacaaaaacgtgaaaaatacaaaaaaacacgaaaacgtgaaaaaaatacgaaaaacacaaaaacacgaaaaatgctaaaacacaaaaacgtgacaataagtgaaaacgtgataaacatgaaaagacgaaaaatgcaaacaaaacacgaaaacgtaaaaaacataaaaacatgaaaaatacgaaaacatgaaaacgtgaataacacgaaaaagtaacaaagtgagaaaaataaaaaaacgcgaaaaaaaagaaaacgtgaaaaaggaaaaaccgaaaaactaaacgtgaaaacatgaaaaaatgaagaaaaaatgcaaaaaaacacaataatgttaataacacgagaaaacgtacaaaaaatgtcaaaaatgcgaaaaaacatttttcgtttttttaacattaatttttttcacattttcatgtgTTTCCacttttttccatgtttttaattttgtttaacttttcgtgtttttaacaaatttttatgtttttttttgtgttttttcacgtttttagtggttgaaaaatattttccagtgttgtagccaaacaccgaaaaatattttccagtgttgttgccaaacacagaaaaatattttattttcctacgcaatattttccctgcataaaattttccaaaGCACAATATTTTCCCTTAAACAAACGGAGCCTAAGTTTTagatattttagatatttttagGAACCAGTAAGTTTTACTCCCGCAATTCCtttttataagtcattctagcaattgaattttttttttttttcaaaatacaagACTTTCTAGTCcaatcattaattttttttttatcttgatatatgtgtttttcaaaatcaaTTTCAGTTGGTACACCTCTGAAATCAGAGGTGTGAGTGATTGTGAGTTTGAATTCATCCTCttaaaaaaccataaaaaaaacaattgggTTAGGAGTCAATAAATTCAAACAGTTGGCTCGGTTGTCATCATAAAGAATAGATACATATATGTAGGCTTAATATATTAGTCCATCCTtaatttgttcaaaaagtttAATTGGTTCTCTAAATTTTCATGTTGTCATGCTAACCTTCCCCAACCGAGGTATTTGGGAAGCTCTGGTTCCCCTAAAGGATCAGTCGGTGTTCTTCAACAAGAACAATAAGAAGTGGTTTAGTTGGTGCCTTTGGGATCCGACCATTAATAGGAATAGTGATTGGAGAACCAAATTCATTACTTGCTGTTGCCTTTTGCAGCGATGGCGGGTGTTCGATAAGAAAAATGAAATCTCGTTTTTCTTATCTCGTTTCAACGCCTCATAGTTATTAATAGGACTGCTAAAGATTTTTGTGATGCAAGGTTGAAGAATGAGCAGGCGGTGAGCAGTTTAGTCAGGATTGAGAGGCTTGTTGGCTAGGAGAGGCCTCCCTGTGGCTTCATCAAACTGAATTCAGACAGGTCATGTTCGGGGATTTGTCTAATAGCGGTCGGTGGGGTTTTTCGTGATGAAATGGGCGCCTAGTGTCCCGGCTTCCGCAACAGTATTGGGATtggcaacaacaacaacaacaacaaagccttagtcccgaaatgattcggggtcggctaacatgaaccatcatatataaccgtgaaatcaagtcgtgtcagcgacacaaattcgctccctccactcagtcctatccactaccatattttcctcaattctcattaaactcatatcactctcgatcaccctcctccaagtttgcttaggtcttctcCTACCCCTCATCACtatatccctttgccactcttcggttctcctaaccgacgcatcaagcgctctacgtctcacatgacCAAACCActttagtcggttttctctcattttattctcaatagatgtgacccctacttttgtcctaattatttcattactcacccgatcctttctcgtatgaccacacatccatctcaacatacgcatctccgccaccgacatcttatgcatgtggcagtgtttcactgcccaacactccgtaccatataacaatgctggtctaattgccgtccggtagaattttcccttcaatctattaggcatgccggggtcataaaggaaacccgtagcactcttccacttcgaccaaccagctttaatcctatgagcaacatctccatctacttctccatccgtttggataatagatcctaaataccggaagcaatccgagacctgaacaactctcccatctagggtgattgtctctgcctccctactcctatggccgctaaacttacactccaaatattctatcttacttcggctcaacttaaagcctcaagattctagagtttgtctagTATTGGGATTggcaattaaaaaataattgtgCTATTAAAATTTGTTCAAATTGGAATTCCTTTTTATTATATCTGTTGCGTTTTACACTACCCTTCCTTGCTCGGAGCCGACACGCCTTCTTCTCTCTGGCCGCTGTCTAACCACTGTTTCTCTCCAATTTACCTTTCTCCTCCTTGTGCAGTCTATTGACCCAAATAACGTAAAATTGTACCGATTACATGACCTCAAAATCGAATCCATTGGATCAAAAAACTATTAATTCAATTGTTATTGTTTAAGTTTGTtcttactaataaaaaaataaccatTTTAATACTCGAGGAGGTACCATCATGTAGAGCTGTCAAAATGAGTCATAACCCATTTATTGACCCATTTAAC
The sequence above is drawn from the Euphorbia lathyris chromosome 6, ddEupLath1.1, whole genome shotgun sequence genome and encodes:
- the LOC136233776 gene encoding BTB/POZ domain-containing protein At3g22104-like, which translates into the protein MENGCCNKLQAQVNAQNTFTVDKKVLECFSAGFIKLNKWKSNKWISTSTPRWFEDLVFFNVRFFDKLVKTMLFQKLDQSTIFKLLIFYLKSQLLSASVQAERREIVEIVIDLLALLDRSSLSCKGLFEILRTISRLKGITKCCRLKLERLIGSKLDQATIDQLLIPSRKYCAYDVNLVRRLVDTYIIECRMFFPDRMKKVGSLIDSYLIEVAADCRLRPSKFTALATVLPDFARESNDKLYRAIDLYLQVHTELREDETIRLCCALNREKLSPEALKHLAQNSKFPGRKAVQDFVVHLQQSELKNKNFISRKKYARKHNHLTKIGNLESKKIRYLPKFCK